From Gemmatimonas sp., one genomic window encodes:
- the gcvP gene encoding aminomethyl-transferring glycine dehydrogenase: MVMAPRTISPAVAAVDSFIPRHVGPSVPEQQQMLAALGYDSLDAFIDAVVPEQIRFRGTLNTGPERSEAEVLASLRQIAARNQVYRSFIGMGYYGTHTPNVILRNIMENPAWYTAYTPYQAEIAQGRLEALLNYQTMVVDLTGLEIANASLLDEGTAAAEAMALAFAAKGSATKNVLLVAADCHPQTIAVVAARAAARGVTVAVGDAREFVVTERVFGVLLQYPGTDGAIVDYRALTEQVHAVGAMAIVASDLLALCLLTPPGEWGADIVVGNSQRFGVPMGYGGPHAAFFATRDEYKRLLPGRIIGLSRDVEGAPALRMALQTREQHIRREKATSNVCTAQVLLSVMAGMYAVYHGPAGLTQIAERVHARAGALAAGLERLGFAITHEQYFDTIRVEVGAHGQQDILAAADAHRLNLRVLEPGTLTVSVDETTTEQDVADLWQVFNSGAAVDFRYADVAAEVDTRYDERFRRVAPFLTHPTFHRYHSETEMLRYMYALQARDFSLVHGMIPLGSCTMKLNATAEMIPVTWPEFGQLHPFAPRTQAEGYAQLFRELEHDLAEVTGFAGVSLQPNAGSQGEYAGLLVIRAYHAARGEAHRTVCLIPQSAHGTNPASAVMAGFGVVVVKTDADGNIDVDDLRAKAEQHSANLGALMVTYPSTHGVFEARIKEITAIIHEHGGQVYMDGANMNAMVGVSRPGDLGADVCHLNLHKTFCIPHGGGGPGMGPIGVAAQLVPFLPTHPVIASHDVSTAIGPVSAAPWGSASILPISYVYIKMMGGDGLAYATKVAILNANYIARQLEQHYPVLYRGQNGLVAHECILDTRSLKGAAGIEAEDLAKRLMDYGFHAPTLSFPVAGTLMVEPTESESKAELDRFIEAMIGMREEIAAIERGEADREDNVLKNAPHTATHCTADAWAHPYTRQQAAYPTAWTRERKFWPTVRRVESAFGDRNLVCACPPIEEYAPASA; this comes from the coding sequence ATGGTCATGGCCCCCCGCACCATCTCGCCCGCGGTCGCCGCGGTCGATTCGTTCATTCCGCGACATGTCGGTCCCAGTGTTCCCGAGCAGCAGCAAATGCTCGCCGCGCTCGGCTACGACTCGCTCGACGCGTTCATCGACGCGGTGGTCCCGGAGCAGATCCGCTTTCGCGGCACGCTGAACACCGGGCCGGAGCGCTCGGAAGCGGAGGTGCTGGCCTCGTTGCGGCAGATCGCAGCCCGGAATCAGGTGTATCGCTCGTTCATCGGCATGGGCTACTACGGCACGCATACGCCCAATGTGATCCTGCGCAACATCATGGAGAATCCCGCCTGGTACACGGCATACACGCCGTACCAGGCCGAGATCGCGCAGGGGCGCCTCGAGGCGCTGCTCAACTACCAGACCATGGTGGTCGATCTCACCGGGCTGGAGATTGCCAACGCCTCGTTGCTCGACGAGGGCACGGCGGCGGCCGAGGCCATGGCGCTGGCCTTCGCTGCCAAGGGGAGTGCGACCAAGAACGTGCTGCTGGTGGCGGCCGACTGCCATCCGCAGACGATTGCCGTGGTGGCTGCGCGGGCCGCGGCGCGCGGGGTGACCGTCGCGGTGGGCGACGCGCGCGAGTTCGTCGTCACCGAGCGCGTCTTCGGCGTGCTGCTGCAATATCCCGGCACGGACGGCGCGATCGTCGACTATCGCGCGCTCACGGAGCAGGTGCATGCGGTGGGGGCCATGGCCATCGTGGCGAGCGACCTGCTCGCGCTCTGCTTGCTGACGCCACCCGGCGAGTGGGGGGCCGACATCGTGGTCGGCAACTCGCAGCGGTTCGGCGTGCCCATGGGCTACGGTGGCCCGCACGCCGCCTTCTTTGCCACGCGCGACGAGTACAAGCGGCTGTTGCCCGGGCGCATCATCGGGCTGTCGCGTGATGTGGAGGGCGCGCCCGCGCTGCGCATGGCACTGCAGACGCGCGAGCAGCACATCCGCCGCGAAAAGGCCACCAGCAACGTGTGCACGGCGCAGGTGCTGCTCTCGGTCATGGCGGGCATGTACGCGGTGTATCACGGCCCGGCCGGCCTCACGCAGATCGCCGAGCGGGTGCATGCGCGCGCGGGCGCCCTGGCGGCGGGGCTCGAGCGCCTGGGCTTTGCCATCACGCACGAGCAGTACTTCGACACCATTCGCGTCGAGGTCGGGGCGCACGGGCAGCAGGACATCCTCGCGGCGGCCGACGCGCATCGTCTCAACCTGCGTGTGCTGGAGCCCGGGACCCTTACCGTGTCGGTCGACGAGACGACGACGGAGCAGGACGTCGCCGACCTCTGGCAGGTGTTCAACTCGGGCGCGGCCGTGGACTTCCGCTACGCCGACGTCGCCGCCGAGGTGGACACGCGCTACGATGAGCGGTTCCGCCGCGTGGCGCCGTTCCTCACGCACCCCACGTTCCACCGGTACCACAGCGAAACCGAAATGCTGCGGTACATGTACGCGCTGCAGGCCAGGGATTTCTCCCTCGTGCACGGCATGATCCCGCTGGGGTCGTGCACCATGAAGCTCAACGCCACCGCCGAGATGATTCCGGTCACGTGGCCGGAGTTCGGGCAGCTGCACCCGTTCGCGCCGCGCACCCAGGCCGAAGGGTACGCGCAGCTGTTCCGTGAGCTCGAGCACGACCTCGCCGAAGTGACCGGGTTCGCCGGGGTCTCGCTGCAGCCCAATGCGGGTTCGCAGGGTGAGTACGCGGGGCTGCTCGTCATTCGCGCCTACCACGCGGCGCGCGGCGAGGCGCACCGCACGGTGTGTCTCATTCCGCAGTCCGCGCACGGCACGAACCCGGCCTCGGCGGTCATGGCAGGCTTCGGCGTCGTCGTGGTGAAGACCGATGCCGACGGCAACATCGACGTGGATGATTTGCGCGCCAAGGCCGAACAGCATTCGGCCAACCTCGGCGCGCTCATGGTGACCTACCCGAGCACGCACGGCGTGTTCGAGGCGCGCATCAAGGAGATCACGGCCATCATCCACGAGCACGGTGGCCAGGTGTACATGGACGGCGCGAACATGAACGCCATGGTCGGGGTGTCGCGTCCGGGTGATCTGGGTGCCGATGTGTGTCACCTGAATCTGCACAAGACCTTCTGCATCCCGCACGGCGGCGGTGGCCCCGGCATGGGGCCCATTGGCGTGGCCGCGCAGCTGGTCCCGTTCCTCCCCACCCATCCCGTGATCGCCTCGCACGACGTGAGCACGGCCATCGGCCCGGTATCTGCGGCGCCGTGGGGGAGCGCAAGCATTCTCCCCATCTCGTACGTCTACATCAAGATGATGGGTGGCGACGGGCTGGCGTATGCCACCAAGGTGGCCATCCTCAACGCCAACTACATCGCCAGGCAGCTCGAGCAACACTATCCCGTGCTGTACCGTGGGCAGAACGGACTCGTGGCGCACGAGTGCATTCTGGATACGCGTTCGCTCAAGGGTGCGGCCGGCATCGAGGCGGAGGATCTGGCCAAGCGGCTCATGGACTACGGCTTCCATGCGCCCACGCTCTCTTTCCCGGTGGCCGGCACGCTCATGGTCGAGCCCACGGAAAGCGAAAGCAAGGCCGAACTCGATCGCTTCATCGAGGCCATGATCGGCATGCGCGAGGAAATCGCGGCCATCGAGCGCGGTGAGGCCGATCGTGAGGACAACGTGCTCAAGAACGCGCCGCACACGGCAACGCACTGCACGGCGGATGCGTGGGCGCACCCGTACACGCGTCAGCAGGCGGCGTATCCCACGGCGTGGACCCGCGAGCGCAAGTTCTGGCCCACCGTACGTCGCGTGGAAAGCGCCTTTGGCGATCGCAACCTGGTGTGCGCCTGTCCGCCCATCGAGGAGTACGCGCCGGCGTCGGCGTGA
- the gcvH gene encoding glycine cleavage system protein GcvH, with translation MSNIPADLRYTKEHEYVRATSESDVVFIGITDYAQGELGDIVYVELPKVGATYGSHDVFGTVEAVKAVSELFMPVAGEVLEVNGRLDGEPALINTDPYGDGWMIKVRMTAGGDAGLMSPDAYRAQLGE, from the coding sequence GTGTCGAATATCCCCGCCGACCTGCGCTATACCAAGGAGCATGAATACGTCCGTGCCACGTCGGAATCCGACGTGGTGTTCATCGGCATCACCGACTATGCGCAGGGTGAGCTGGGCGACATCGTGTACGTGGAGCTTCCCAAGGTGGGCGCCACCTACGGTTCGCACGACGTGTTCGGGACGGTCGAGGCGGTGAAGGCCGTGTCGGAGCTCTTCATGCCGGTGGCCGGGGAAGTGCTCGAGGTGAATGGGCGCCTCGACGGCGAGCCCGCGCTCATCAACACCGACCCGTACGGCGATGGCTGGATGATCAAGGTGCGCATGACCGCTGGCGGCGACGCGGGGCTCATGTCGCCCGACGCCTACCGCGCACAGCTCGGCGAATAA